A region of Notolabrus celidotus isolate fNotCel1 chromosome 4, fNotCel1.pri, whole genome shotgun sequence DNA encodes the following proteins:
- the ppp1r3ca gene encoding protein phosphatase 1, regulatory subunit 3Ca, whose product MSATSVLRSFSPSAMPGPVMPIDVAMRFYISHSPPPLRGFLSSYEDLHKAKNRVNQSTTCSHKQQLYKPLRPCLSNQQKAVADGRCEGWNNNNAGKKKVVFADMKGMSLTAIHVFSKFDDEPYQNKRCGGISEDLQFDMADLEAATMDLKISSVRSLALDFKQPSADYLDFRNRLIKNSVCLENCSLQERSLTGTIKVRNIGFEKSVQLRATFDSWASFTDIECTFMNNVYSCQDSDTFAFVLDLPTHIPQQNRIEFCLCFKTQHQTFWDNNDGKNYGLKRVGWNGEDLNMETHPTCAEQKKPSEHKNGGVKVLEMEFDQFGSPRMSSGLFPGWQSWGQIDNAVPYW is encoded by the exons ATGAGTGCTACAAG tgTTCTGAGGTCTTTCAGCCCATCAGCAATGCCTGGTCCAGTCATGCCCATAGACGTGGCTATGCGATTCTACATCAGCCACTCTCCGCCACCTCTGCGAGGTTTCCTCAGCTCATATGAGGATCTGCACAAGGCCAAGAACAGAGTCAACCAATCGACCACCTGCAGCCACAAGCAGCAGCTCTACAAACCCCTGCGGCCCTGCCTCAGCAACCAGCAAAAGGCTGTGGCTGATGGCAGATGTGAGGGCTGGAACAACAACAATGCAGGCAAGAAAAAGGTGGTGTTCGCAGATATGAAGGGAATGTCACTCACTGCCATCCATGTCTTCTCAAAATTCGATGATGAGCCATATCAGAACAAACGTTGCGGGGGAATCTCTGAGGACCTGCAGTTTGACATGGCAGACCTTGAAGCAGCCACAATGGATCTTAAGATCAGCTCAGTGCGAAGCCTTGCGCTGGACTTCAAACAACCCTCAGCAGACTACCTGGATTTCAGGAACCGTCTGATTAAGAATTCAGTGTGCTTGGAGAACTGCTCACTGCAGGAGCGCTCTCTGACCGGCACCATCAAGGTCCGAAACATTGGATTTGAGAAGTCAGTGCAGTTGCGTGCCACCTTTGACTCGTGGGCCAGCTTCACCGACATTGAGTGCACCTTCATGAATAACGTCTACAGCTGCCAGGACAGTGACACCTTTGCGTTCGTCCTGGATTTGCCCACTCACATCCCGCAACAAAATCGGATTGAGTTCTGCCTCTGCTTCAAAACTCAGCACCAGACCTTCTGGGACAACAATGATGGCAAGAACTATGGTCTCAAGCGTGTTGGCTGGAACGGAGAGGACCTGAACATGGAGACACATCCTACCTGTGCTGAGCAGAAGAAACCATCAGAGCACAAAAATGGAGGTGTGAAGGTGCTGGAGATGGAGTTTGATCAGTTTGGCAGCCCGCGCATGTCAAGTGGACTCTTCCCTGGCTGGCAGAGCTGGGGTCAGATCGATAATGCTGTGCCCTATTGGTGA